Proteins encoded by one window of Tunturibacter psychrotolerans:
- a CDS encoding NAD(P)H-binding protein has product MHIPELMGAGYTVLGLTRSEEGAKKLQASGVEVHHGNIEDLDSLRKGAENADGVIHCAMNHDFSQFVKNCEDDKNAIIAMGEVLVGSKRPFLVTSGTGVGSNGPGKLATEDQFDTEHPNPRIGSELAGAAASEKGVSVSVIRLPQVHDGETRTGDVHDRDRAGEGFYGVSRRGQELLASGACERCGATISFGVREECGGQPV; this is encoded by the coding sequence ATGCACATTCCGGAGTTGATGGGCGCGGGATACACCGTGCTTGGGCTGACGAGGTCAGAAGAAGGCGCGAAGAAGCTACAAGCATCGGGTGTCGAAGTGCATCACGGAAACATCGAGGACCTGGACAGTTTGCGGAAGGGTGCGGAGAATGCGGATGGCGTAATTCACTGTGCGATGAACCACGACTTCTCTCAGTTCGTGAAAAATTGCGAGGACGATAAGAACGCGATTATTGCTATGGGAGAGGTGCTGGTTGGATCGAAGCGTCCGTTCCTTGTGACGTCGGGCACGGGGGTAGGCAGCAATGGGCCCGGAAAGCTTGCGACGGAAGATCAGTTTGATACCGAGCATCCTAATCCGCGGATCGGCTCGGAGCTGGCAGGCGCTGCGGCGAGCGAAAAGGGTGTCAGCGTGTCGGTGATTCGACTGCCGCAGGTGCACGACGGTGAAACAAGGACTGGTGACGTACACGATCGCGATCGCGCGGGAGAAGGGTTTTACGGCGTATCTCGGCGAGGGCAAGAATTGCTGGCCAGCGGCGCATGTGAACGATGTGGCGCGACTATATCGTTTGGCGTTAGAGAAGAATGTGGCGGGCAGCCGGTATAA
- a CDS encoding glycoside hydrolase family 6 protein — translation MHDRFIRCILIRVFAAAALLSITSLATNANAQTPADKAIPASARFFVPQPANGFIQQAVGLLEKFQLRNALLIAEMEATPQAVWLTGNTPAQTATTVTSTLRQANFQRAIPVFVLYNIPGRDCGSYSAGGAENTADYEAWIDAIAGAIGNQKVVIMLEPDAIADLPSDCGYDPTVVDIPQAVANRYAQINYGITRLEQETQTSVYIDGGNAHWQAVPVITQRLITAGVQQAQGFFSNVSNYNLSTYESKFDTWVSSCIAFGMNPADGGWRLGNYSYCASQYYSPLGTVNPDDITTWVYTDEWFQQNMGSAVPSTHFVVDTSRNGQGPFNAASYANPPYNQPSTVIATLNNGDWCNPPTRGLGAVPTAKTGIALLDAYLWVKTPGQSDGTCDSAGGARAWDYSVYGPAGWPTTAAQQATFDPLWGLDDPIAGAWFPQQALDLAQRANPPLR, via the coding sequence ATGCATGATCGCTTCATCCGTTGCATCCTCATCAGAGTGTTCGCAGCAGCCGCTCTGCTATCGATTACGTCCCTGGCAACCAACGCAAACGCGCAGACCCCGGCAGACAAAGCCATCCCCGCAAGCGCCCGTTTCTTCGTTCCGCAACCTGCTAATGGTTTCATTCAACAGGCGGTCGGGCTGCTCGAGAAGTTCCAACTCAGAAACGCTCTCCTGATCGCCGAGATGGAAGCTACCCCACAGGCTGTGTGGCTCACGGGCAATACCCCCGCACAGACCGCCACTACCGTTACGAGTACGCTGCGCCAGGCCAACTTTCAGCGTGCCATTCCAGTCTTCGTTCTTTACAACATTCCCGGACGTGACTGCGGAAGCTACTCCGCAGGCGGTGCCGAGAACACGGCCGACTATGAAGCCTGGATAGACGCCATTGCCGGGGCCATTGGCAATCAGAAGGTCGTCATCATGCTCGAGCCTGACGCAATCGCCGACCTGCCCAGCGACTGCGGTTATGATCCCACCGTGGTCGATATCCCGCAGGCGGTCGCCAACCGCTACGCCCAGATCAACTATGGGATCACGAGGCTCGAGCAGGAGACCCAGACCAGCGTCTACATCGACGGCGGCAACGCCCATTGGCAGGCCGTTCCTGTGATTACTCAGCGCCTGATCACCGCTGGCGTTCAACAGGCGCAGGGTTTCTTCTCGAACGTCTCGAACTACAATCTATCTACCTACGAGTCGAAGTTCGATACCTGGGTCTCCTCCTGCATCGCCTTCGGCATGAATCCTGCGGATGGTGGGTGGCGGCTTGGCAACTACTCTTATTGCGCCAGCCAGTATTACTCTCCGCTCGGCACGGTGAACCCCGACGACATTACCACCTGGGTGTACACCGACGAGTGGTTTCAGCAAAACATGGGCAGTGCAGTCCCGAGCACACATTTCGTCGTCGACACGAGCCGCAATGGACAAGGCCCCTTCAATGCAGCCAGCTACGCCAACCCGCCTTACAATCAACCCTCAACCGTGATAGCGACACTGAACAACGGAGATTGGTGTAATCCGCCTACCCGGGGTCTGGGTGCCGTTCCAACGGCTAAGACGGGTATTGCGCTGCTGGACGCTTACCTATGGGTTAAGACGCCCGGCCAGTCCGATGGCACCTGTGACTCTGCGGGTGGCGCGCGGGCCTGGGACTACAGCGTCTATGGCCCTGCCGGATGGCCCACCACCGCTGCTCAACAGGCTACCTTCGATCCACTCTGGGGACTCGACGATCCGATAGCAGGTGCATGGTTCCCGCAGCAGGCGCTCGACCTTGCCCAACGTGCCAATCCTCCACTCCGCTAG
- a CDS encoding winged helix-turn-helix domain-containing protein: MQTHPGTVYRFGPFEVNAASGELLKNGRPIRLQEQPCRLLLVLLETPGQVVSREELRDRLWSGDTFVYFDGSLRVAVRKLREALDDNADDPRYIETIPKRGYRFLISEVRRVEAASEVAEPEAAKRSEGARRDSVEGLKTGTKAARWWVAAVAAILMIGIGLAAGRRMFFPHTVHALTDKDTIVLADFANATGDPVFDGTLRQGLSVQLEQSPFLSIIPDEKIQQTLGQMGQSADAKLIQATAREVCQRTASAAVLEGSIGKIGTQYLLTLKAVNCKSGETLASTEAQASDENYVLNALGKVSVEMRNKLGESLSTIRKFDIPLEEATTPSLQALKAYSSGMRILRTKEPDAATPFFKRAVELDPNFAVAYAYLGVQATDNLQPGLSVDYRTKAYELRDRSSEAEKYWITATYHKGVTGNIPKAIEACDLWIQDYPRSEMPHIYLSAAVLPVVGQYERAAEESTEGVRLRPDFALAYAFRIRAYTALNRFDEAKAIYAQALERKLHTSEIDAAMYFLAFVQNDTAAMAQHVIRAESLPNWEHKILSMEGDTAAYAGHLREAREFSRRAMDSAQRAGEKDAPAVYSGISGLREAWFGNTDEARRRATLAMQLSTGRDLQYFAALVFAYTRDDARAKVLADDLDKSFPEDTIVQFNYLPTVRGRLALNKGDAPGAISNLAASAPYELGETRATDLEWTAMFPVFVRGEAYLAAHRGSEAAAEFQKILDHRGLVLNQPIGALAHLGLGRAYVLEGNLSKAKAAYEDFLTLWKDADPDIPVLQQAKAEYGKLR, from the coding sequence GTGCAAACCCATCCAGGAACCGTCTATCGATTTGGCCCGTTTGAGGTAAACGCCGCCTCGGGTGAACTTCTCAAGAACGGGAGACCGATAAGGTTGCAGGAGCAACCCTGCCGGCTCCTCCTCGTGCTTCTTGAAACTCCCGGGCAAGTCGTCAGCCGCGAGGAGCTTCGAGACCGTCTCTGGTCTGGAGATACGTTTGTCTATTTCGACGGCAGTCTTCGGGTGGCGGTTCGCAAGCTGAGGGAGGCGTTGGACGATAACGCGGACGATCCCCGATACATCGAGACGATTCCAAAGCGAGGCTATCGGTTTCTCATCTCTGAAGTACGCAGGGTAGAGGCGGCTTCTGAAGTTGCAGAACCAGAAGCAGCGAAACGGAGCGAGGGTGCAAGGCGCGACAGTGTGGAGGGTTTGAAGACGGGCACGAAAGCCGCTCGATGGTGGGTGGCCGCTGTTGCCGCGATCCTGATGATTGGAATTGGACTGGCTGCTGGCCGCAGGATGTTTTTCCCTCACACGGTACACGCGCTGACGGACAAGGACACGATCGTACTTGCGGACTTTGCCAACGCCACCGGCGACCCGGTCTTTGACGGCACGCTGCGGCAGGGGCTCTCCGTGCAATTGGAGCAGTCACCCTTCCTTAGCATTATCCCTGACGAGAAGATCCAGCAGACCCTCGGCCAGATGGGCCAATCCGCCGATGCAAAGCTGATACAGGCGACTGCGCGGGAGGTATGCCAACGGACGGCGAGCGCCGCGGTGCTCGAGGGTTCGATCGGCAAGATTGGCACGCAGTATCTGCTCACGCTCAAAGCGGTCAACTGCAAAAGCGGAGAGACGCTGGCGAGCACGGAGGCACAGGCGAGCGACGAGAACTATGTGCTCAATGCACTTGGAAAGGTCTCCGTCGAGATGCGGAACAAGCTGGGCGAGTCTCTCAGCACGATCCGGAAGTTTGATATCCCTTTGGAGGAGGCGACGACACCCTCGCTTCAGGCTCTGAAGGCTTATAGCTCCGGCATGCGCATTCTCAGGACAAAAGAGCCGGATGCGGCAACGCCGTTTTTCAAACGTGCCGTCGAACTCGACCCGAACTTTGCGGTCGCTTACGCCTACCTGGGCGTCCAGGCAACGGATAACCTTCAACCCGGTCTCTCTGTCGACTACCGCACCAAGGCCTATGAACTGCGCGACCGGTCCAGTGAGGCGGAGAAGTATTGGATTACCGCCACTTACCATAAAGGAGTCACCGGCAACATCCCAAAGGCCATTGAAGCCTGCGATCTCTGGATTCAAGACTATCCGCGCTCAGAGATGCCGCACATCTACCTGTCGGCGGCGGTTTTGCCGGTCGTTGGACAGTATGAAAGAGCGGCCGAAGAATCCACCGAGGGAGTTCGTCTGCGCCCTGACTTTGCCCTCGCCTATGCTTTCCGCATTCGTGCGTACACCGCTCTGAATCGCTTCGATGAGGCGAAGGCGATCTACGCGCAGGCTCTTGAACGCAAATTACATACCTCCGAAATTGACGCCGCTATGTATTTTTTGGCATTCGTGCAGAACGATACGGCGGCGATGGCCCAACACGTTATAAGGGCGGAGTCTCTACCGAATTGGGAACACAAGATTTTGAGTATGGAAGGCGATACTGCCGCCTACGCAGGGCACCTCAGAGAAGCTCGCGAGTTCAGCCGTCGCGCGATGGATAGCGCCCAACGCGCCGGAGAGAAAGATGCGCCTGCGGTCTACTCCGGCATCTCCGGGCTGAGAGAAGCCTGGTTTGGCAACACCGACGAAGCGCGGCGACGCGCTACTTTGGCAATGCAGCTCTCAACCGGCCGCGATCTGCAGTATTTTGCTGCGCTCGTGTTTGCCTACACCAGGGATGACGCGCGAGCGAAGGTGCTGGCCGACGATTTGGACAAGAGTTTTCCGGAAGACACGATTGTGCAGTTCAACTATCTGCCGACCGTCCGCGGAAGGCTCGCGCTCAACAAAGGAGATGCTCCCGGCGCCATCTCGAATCTTGCGGCCTCGGCACCTTATGAGCTTGGGGAGACGAGAGCTACTGATTTGGAATGGACCGCAATGTTTCCAGTCTTTGTGCGCGGCGAAGCCTATCTGGCTGCCCATCGGGGTAGCGAAGCCGCCGCGGAGTTCCAGAAAATCCTCGACCATCGCGGCCTCGTCCTGAACCAACCCATCGGTGCGCTTGCCCATCTTGGCCTCGGCCGCGCTTATGTGTTAGAGGGCAACCTCTCCAAGGCCAAGGCGGCCTATGAGGATTTCCTTACGCTATGGAAGGACGCGGACCCTGATATTCCCGTCTTGCAACAGGCGAAAGCGGAGTACGGAAAATTGAGGTAG
- a CDS encoding ATP-dependent DNA ligase, which translates to MHLPLSPPILPMLAKRVDTIPSDADVWIFEPKWDGFRAIIFRDGEDMLLQSRDGKPLDRYFPELRDPLLKLLPQRCVLDGEIVIARDGGLDFDALTLRIHPAASRVKTLAAQSPASIVFFDLLQLDDRDLRDEPFSVRRDELERALVNLHAPLHLTPATQNRAIAQDWFTRFEGAGLDGVIAKPVAGPYTPDKRTMLKIKHERDCDCVVAGLRWHKDGEGTAVGSLLLGLHDASGRLQHVGVCASFTAAKRRELVEFLAPYREAALRNHPWEDWKSEDAHAGGRMPGGQSRWSGGKDLSWVPLRVELVVEVAYEHMQGTRFRHLAHFRRWRPDKVPMDCTYEQLEVIPPEELMSIFPERT; encoded by the coding sequence ATGCACTTACCGTTGTCGCCGCCGATCCTGCCAATGCTCGCCAAGCGGGTCGATACGATCCCCTCCGATGCAGACGTATGGATCTTTGAGCCGAAGTGGGACGGATTTCGCGCTATTATTTTTCGCGACGGAGAGGATATGCTCCTCCAAAGTCGCGACGGCAAGCCTCTCGATCGCTACTTTCCAGAACTGCGGGACCCGCTGCTCAAGCTATTGCCGCAACGATGCGTCCTGGATGGGGAGATCGTCATTGCGCGGGATGGCGGTCTTGACTTTGACGCCTTGACGCTACGCATACATCCTGCGGCCTCGCGCGTGAAGACCCTCGCTGCTCAATCTCCGGCTTCGATTGTCTTCTTTGACCTGCTTCAGCTTGACGATCGTGACCTGCGCGACGAGCCCTTCTCCGTGCGGCGCGACGAGCTTGAACGAGCCCTTGTGAACTTGCACGCGCCGCTGCATCTGACGCCCGCAACACAGAACCGCGCGATTGCGCAGGATTGGTTCACACGTTTCGAAGGGGCGGGGCTCGACGGCGTGATTGCCAAACCCGTCGCGGGGCCATATACGCCAGACAAACGAACCATGCTCAAGATCAAGCACGAGCGTGACTGCGATTGCGTTGTCGCCGGCCTCCGGTGGCACAAGGATGGCGAAGGCACCGCAGTTGGCTCGCTACTGTTAGGCTTGCATGACGCTTCCGGCAGGCTGCAGCACGTCGGGGTCTGCGCCAGCTTTACCGCCGCCAAACGCAGGGAGCTGGTAGAGTTTCTCGCACCCTATCGCGAAGCTGCGCTCCGTAACCATCCCTGGGAAGACTGGAAAAGCGAGGACGCACATGCCGGCGGTCGCATGCCCGGCGGCCAGTCGCGATGGAGCGGTGGCAAAGACCTGAGCTGGGTGCCGCTCCGCGTTGAGCTTGTGGTCGAAGTCGCCTATGAGCATATGCAGGGCACACGCTTCCGCCACCTCGCGCACTTCAGGCGCTGGCGTCCTGACAAGGTTCCAATGGACTGCACCTACGAGCAACTCGAGGTCATTCCGCCTGAGGAATTGATGAGCATTTTTCCGGAGCGAACCTAG
- a CDS encoding DNA polymerase domain-containing protein — MARTDDVELVEVAGHTVRISSPSKPYFSRGVRLTKLDIVRYFLAVAPGALRGIVDRPVVLKRFVNGAEAEPFYQKRAPSDLPDWMRTVTLSFPSGRTADEVVVDEAAGLAWIVNLGCMELHPHPVRTGDLDHPDELRVDLDPQPGVGWNDVRAVAMEVKALLDELGLVAWPKTSGSRGIHINIRIEARWSFTEVRRAALALARAVEKRCSLASSKWWKEERHGIFLDYNQNAKDRTTCSAFSVRPLPDARVSTPLRWDEVMRCDPADFTVLTIPDRFAKIGDPHAAMDERAGVLDALLTMAERDEAEGLGDAPWPPHFRKMEGEPARVQPSKARSSGKSKRVVKAEGEEVDPATAPVAKKGRRQPTMPLIVVAQSSDKAAAEAGLERWKQQHYEAAALLAPDDVLLDRMRGSAYVWYRIRVNLRHVPETLRPSQDTPDPDDDPTRAWRGTKERP, encoded by the coding sequence ATGGCGAGGACCGACGATGTAGAGTTGGTTGAGGTCGCGGGCCACACGGTGCGCATCAGCAGCCCGTCAAAGCCCTACTTTTCAAGGGGCGTCCGGCTGACAAAGCTGGACATCGTGCGCTACTTCCTTGCGGTCGCGCCAGGCGCGCTGCGCGGCATCGTGGATCGTCCCGTGGTCCTCAAACGCTTTGTAAATGGCGCGGAGGCGGAGCCCTTTTATCAGAAGCGCGCCCCCAGTGATCTCCCGGACTGGATGCGGACGGTGACCTTGTCCTTCCCGTCCGGTCGCACCGCAGACGAAGTGGTGGTGGATGAGGCCGCCGGTCTCGCCTGGATTGTGAACCTTGGTTGCATGGAGTTGCACCCGCACCCGGTTCGCACGGGAGACCTCGATCATCCCGATGAGCTGCGCGTGGACCTCGATCCGCAGCCCGGGGTCGGTTGGAACGACGTGCGCGCTGTAGCCATGGAGGTGAAAGCTCTACTCGACGAGTTGGGTCTGGTGGCGTGGCCGAAGACCAGTGGATCACGTGGTATTCACATCAATATCCGTATTGAAGCAAGGTGGAGCTTCACCGAAGTGCGCCGGGCCGCGCTGGCTCTGGCTCGCGCGGTAGAGAAACGATGTTCGTTGGCGAGCAGCAAATGGTGGAAGGAAGAGCGACACGGAATCTTTCTGGACTACAACCAGAATGCGAAAGATCGAACGACCTGCTCCGCCTTCTCGGTGCGGCCGCTGCCCGATGCGCGAGTGAGCACACCACTGCGGTGGGATGAAGTGATGAGATGCGATCCAGCGGACTTCACCGTGCTTACCATTCCGGATCGATTCGCGAAGATCGGTGACCCGCACGCTGCCATGGACGAACGTGCGGGTGTGCTCGATGCGTTGCTGACGATGGCTGAGCGGGATGAGGCGGAGGGTCTAGGCGATGCGCCGTGGCCGCCTCACTTCCGCAAGATGGAAGGTGAGCCTGCGCGTGTGCAGCCATCGAAGGCCCGCAGCTCCGGCAAGTCGAAGAGGGTGGTCAAAGCTGAAGGTGAAGAGGTTGATCCGGCAACCGCTCCTGTCGCGAAGAAAGGACGACGGCAGCCCACGATGCCCCTGATCGTGGTCGCACAGTCATCCGACAAGGCTGCGGCGGAAGCAGGGCTCGAGCGATGGAAGCAACAGCACTACGAAGCTGCGGCGCTGCTGGCACCGGATGACGTGCTGTTGGACCGCATGCGCGGGTCGGCGTATGTGTGGTATCGCATTCGTGTAAACCTGCGACATGTGCCGGAGACGCTGCGGCCCTCGCAGGATACGCCGGATCCGGACGATGACCCAACACGGGCGTGGCGCGGGACTAAAGAAAGGCCGTGA